The Natator depressus isolate rNatDep1 chromosome 8, rNatDep2.hap1, whole genome shotgun sequence genome window below encodes:
- the C8B gene encoding complement component C8 beta chain yields MNILHTILLLYPVKLFLFCAVLGFLTVHCFSGEREPLLRLNGVNMSLAKGRWARSVNNPPQPIDCALSSWSSWSTCDPCQKKRYRFAHVERPSQFNGDLCDYSDKETEDCVTNHPCRNKVRCEGFVCAITGRCITRRLLCNGDDDCGDQSDEKNCKKVYRKCNQKMEQYWAIENLARGLNILTNNLEGLVLDHRYYAGGCTPHYIMDTRFRKPYNVESYSPETKGKYEFTLTEYESYSSFEENILRAKASQTSFGFGIKIPGVFELGYSYSDNRFKKFIQRMKKFSATYSKFIHARSELDVARYKLKPRTLMLHYEFLQRLHQLPLEYSYGEYRELYRDYGTHYITEATLGGIYEYTLVVNSEELQKAGYSLSDIQSCARHGFNVGGNVYGVYISLGMSAAGCKAVLNEIGDSIRQKQVVEDFIVLVRGGGSEHITTLAYKDLPTAQLMQEWGDAVQYNPEIIKLKAEPLSELVTATDFANANTLRENMKRALVEFQLETSSCHCAPCHGNGIAFLKETRCECICPIGYRGTACEITERKDVTIDGNWGCWSSWSACSGGQRMTRRQCNNPAPQNGGKPCTGPDVETIRC; encoded by the exons TGGTGAAAGGGAACCCCTCCTTCGGCTAAATGGAGTCAACATGAGCCTAGCCAAAGGCAGATGGGCCCGATCAGTAAACAACCCTCCGCAGCCGATTGACTGTGCGCTTTCCAGCTGGTCATCGTGGAGCACCTGTGACCCCTGTCAAAAGAAAAGA TACAGATTTGCTCATGTGGAACGGCCTTCTCAGTTCAATGGAGACCTGTGTGACTACTCTGACAAAGAAACAGAAGATTGTGTTACAAACCATCCTTGCAGAAATAAAGTTAGATGTGAAGGCTTTGTATGTGCGATTACAG GAAGATGCATTACACGGAGGTTGCTTTGCAATGGAGATGATGACTGTGGGGATCAGTCAGATGAAAAAAACTGTAAAAAGGTGTATAGAAAATGCAACCAGAAGATGGAGCAATATTGGGCAATAGAGAATCTGGCAAGAGG GTTAAATATCCTCACGAACAATCTGGAAGGTTTGGTTCTTGATCACAGGTACTATGCTGGGGGGTGTACTCCACATTATATTATGGATACCAGGTTTAGAAAACCATACAATGTAGAAAGCTACTCCCCAGAG aCCAAAGGCAAATATGAATTTACATTGACTGAATACGAATCTTATTCAAGTTTTGAAGAAAATATCCTCAGGGCAAAAGCTTCGCAGACTAGCTTTGGCTTTGGAATAAAGATACCAGGAGTGTTTGAACTTGGTTACAGTTATAGTGACAACAGGTTCAAGAAGTTCATTCAAAGGATGAAAAAGTTTTCTGCAACT TACAGCAAATTTATTCATGCCCGTTCTGAGCTGGATGTTGCCCGTTATAAACTGAAGCCTCGGACTCTGATGCTCCATTATGAGTTCCTGCAGAGACTCCATCAGCTGCCTTTAGAGTACAGCTATGGTGAATACAGAGAACTTTACAGAGATTATGGGACGCATTACATTACTGAAGCTACTCTTGGCGGCATCTACGAATATACTTTAGTTGTGAACAGCGAAGAACTCCAAAAGGCAG gTTACTCTTTAAGTGACATCCAGTCCTGTGCACGGCATGGCTTTAACGTTGGTGGAAATGTCTATGGAGTTTATATAAGTTTGGGAATGTCAGCTGCTGGCTGTAAGGctgttttaaatgaaattggAG ACAGCATCAGGCAAAAGCAAGTTGTGGAAGATTTCATAGTCCTTGTTCGTGGAGGAGGGAGTGAGCATATCACGACACTTGCCTACAAAGATCTGCCAACTGCTCAGCTAATGCAGGAGTGGGGAGATGCAGTACAGTACAATCCTGAAATCATAAAGCTAAAG GCAGAACCCCTGTCTGAACTGGTGACTGCAACGGACTTTGCAAATGCAAATACACTAAGGGAAAATATGAAGCGTGCCCTTGTGGAGTTTCAGCTGGAGACCAGTTCCTGTCATTGTGCTCCATGCCATGGCAATGGAATTGCCTTTTTGAAAG AAACGCGCTGTGAATGTATCTGTCCTATAGGATATCGTGGTACTGCCTGTGagatcacagaaagaaaag ATGTTACTATAGATGGAAACTGGGGTTGCTGGTCCAGCTGGTCTGCATGCTCTGGAGGACAACGGATGACAAGAAGACAGTGCAATAACCCTGCCCCACAAAATGGTGGCAAGCCATGCACTGGGCCAGATGTTGAAACTATTAGGTGTTAa